The stretch of DNA TCGGCAGCATCTGCGGTGTTCCCCGTCAGCGATGAGCCCCCCTCGCGCTCAACTCTCGCGGGCCTGGGCCAGCTCCCAGCTCATTGCCGCCACCTCAAGACCCGTTCGCACCCCATCGACGACCTCGCCGGGGCTTTCAGGGAGGTTGATACTTCCCTCGCCGCTGGAACCGCCGTCCGCACTAGCGGGGCCGGCCACAGAAAGGGCTGCGGCAGTAAGGGTCAGGGCAACGACTACGCGCTTAGTGTTCCTCATACCCTCCTGAACGATCACGAGACGCTCAGGTTGCGCACTGGTCCGGACGGGCGTCGCCACCTTCATGGTGCTTCGGGACGTCGAAGTCGACGGCCCATCACCTGACGGCCCGGGTGCGGGTGCGGGTGCGGGGGACGGTGGTGCGCCGGGCGAAGGATGTGGCGGCCAACCGCAGGCGACCCGGTGGCAGCTCCGCGGCCCCAGACGTACGTTCAGCCCAAACTGGTGGATTTCGGCAGACGCATCTCCACACACGAGAAAGGCCATTCCGTGAGCGAAGGCATCTGGAGCTACCACCCCAGCTCGGGCCACGAGAAGGGGATCGACCTCAGCGGCTACAAGGTAGAGGCCACCGACGGCCACATCGGCAAGATCGACAAGCACTCGGAGGACGTCGACGCGGCCCACATCGTCGTCGACACCGGAGCATGGATCTTCGGCAAGCACGTCCTCCTTCCGGCCGGGACCATCGACCGCATCGACACGGCCGAGGAAAAGGTCTACGTGAATCGGACGAAGGACCAGATCAAGGACGCCCCGGAATTCGACGAGGCCAAATACAGCACCGAGCCGACCTACCTTGAACAGTTCGCCCGCTACTACAACCAGCCGCACATGTAGCAGTCAATGCGCGTGCGGTACGACGGCCACGGGGCACTCGGCACTGTGCAGCGCCTCGCCGCTCACGGACCCGAGCATCAACCGCCGCAACCCGGTACGCCCGTGGGAACCGACGACCAGCAGGCCGGCACGCCGCGACGCCTCGACCAGAACCGTCGCGGGCCGAACACGCTCGACGTACGCATCCACCTGTACGTCGGGGTACCGGGCGAGGCGCTTGGCGGCCTCCGCCTTCAGCACCTGCCGCGCCTTCTCGTCGAGAGCCGCGAAGTCGGGTGCCGCCATGCCCGGCCCGGTAGGCATCTCGCCGAGGTGAAAGGCGCCGTGCACCATCTGAAGGGCGGCGCCTCGAACCTGGGCCTCGGCGTAGGCGAGGTCCAGGGCCTCGTGGGGAATGTCGCGGACGTCCACGCCGACCACGATCCGGTTCTCCCGGGCGGCACTGGCGCCGGGGCGGATGACGACAACGGGGCAGGAGGCGTGGGTGGCCACCTGCCAGCTCACCGACCCCAGCGGCAGTCGGGGGAATCCACCACTGCCGCGGTGACCGACCACCAGCCATGCCGCTTCGGCGGAACGTTCCACGAGTACACCGGCGGGCTGCCCGGTCACGGCTTCTGCCGTCACCGCGACTTTGGGGAACTCCGTTTCGACCAGCTCCACCATCGGTTGCACGACCCTCGCCACCGCTTGCGTCACCAGGGTCTGGCGTTCCCGTTCGGCTGCGGACCCGGCCGGAGCTGCGGACCCGGCCGGAGGAGTTCCCTCCACGACATGCAGGAGGTGCAGCCGACCGCCGTGGAGCGATGCGTGCCGCGCCGCGTATCGCACGACTGTGTGCTGGTCATCCCCTTGCTCCACCCCTACGAGGACGGATCCCACTGTCTCATCGGCGTTGTTGGACATGAATTCTCCCTGCCTGTCGATTTCCGTGAGCCAGCGACCACTGGGCGTGCCAGGTACCCCGCACGCCCGCGCCAAACCATTTCACGTGGTTTGCCGCTTATATCCAGCACTCGGTAATCATGATCACGGCATAGGACGCGCCGCACGACTTGGCCGACCGTGCGGGAGTGTCATGGAGCGGCGTTGGTGACTCGGCCGAGGCCCTTGAGGAACTCTCGTTGGCCGTCCAGGAATCCGTCCGCGAAGAGCGAGCGGGGGGAGAAGAGTGCGGTGAGCGTGGTCTTGAGGACCGACCGCTCGATGTTCTGCTTGAGGAGTGAGTGGGTCGCGTCCGGGTAGCGATCGACCGTCAGTGCGCCGTCCGCTCCCAGCACCTTGCGGTAGCCGCGCTCCGTGTCGGCCGTGTCGACGTTGACGTCATGGCCCGCGAGCGCCAGCAGCACCGGTACGCCGCGCAGGGAGCGGAGGTCTCGCGTCGCGTCCGCGGTGTGGTTCTTGGAGATGAAGCCCCAGCGATCGGCGGTCATGCCGTCCGCGTCGCCGCCCATCGCCGTGACGTACTCCTCGAAGGTCGCACGGCGTTCGAGGAGTCGGCGGGTGGTGTCGCTCTTGGTGACCTCCACCTTGATGCGGGCCGGCGACGCGCCGTCGGCGCGCAGCTCTGCGAGGAGGTTGTAGCGGCCCTGCCGGCGCCAGTTGATCGCGGGTGAGACGGCGATGACGAAGCTCACGGAGGTCTTGGCGGCGACCTTCGGCAGGACCCATCCCGCCTGGCTGGCGCCCCAGAGCCCGATCCGGTCGCCGTCGATATCCGGGCGAGCGCGCGCCCAGGCGATGGCGGCAGCTGTCTCCTCGGCCCGGTCGTCCATGGACTGTGCGAGCCAGTCGCCGGGGGCGCCCGCGACTCCGGGCTTGTCCCAGGACAGGGAGGCGTACCCGGCCTTGGCGTTCGCTTCCCACATGGGCTTGTAGCCGTCCTCGTGGGTGGCGTCGACGGGGCCGTCGCCATGGACGTACACGACCAGGCCGTGCCGCTTGCGGCCGTCCTTGGGGGTGGCCAGTACGCCGTTGAGGGTGTGGCCGCCGTGGCGGATCGAGACTCGCCGCTCGTCCATGTCGTAGGAGTTCTGCCACAGCACCACACCGACGAGGCCTGCCGCCACGACCAGGGTGGTGACGAGTAACCATGCGGCTATGCGGAGCCCGCGCCGTCGGGGCTGGATCTTGGGAGACATGGGCATCTGACCACCTCTGCTCGGTTTGCGCGCAGCACTGAAACTATCAGCACTGCCACGATCGTAGGCAAGGTGATAGTTTTGAGTTGAGGTCAGAGACGCGATGAGGAGGCACGGCATGGGACTGGACGCGACAAGCGCCGGCACCGGGGCGGTAACGGTCCGGCGGGGCGTTCCGGCCGGGGCGGAACAGCGGGCGGCCGAGCTGTACTGGGACGCGTTCGGGCGCAAACTCGGCCCCGCTCTGAACCCGCCGGAGAAGGCGGTGCCCTTGATCGTCGCCCACCTCAACACCGATCGCGCGGTGTGCGCGCTGCTGGACGGGCAGCTCGTCGGCCTGGCCGGCTACCAGCTCGACGGCCGGGCCCTCACCGGAGGATCGGCCGCCAGCGTGCTGCGCGCGTACGGGCACCTGCGAGGACTGCACCGAGTCCTGCTCCTCGCCCTGTTCGAACGCCACCCGGCCCCCGGCCAGCTCGTCATGGACGGCATAGCCGTGGACCCGGGCATGCGCGGCCGCGGCGTCGGCAGCCTGCTGCTCGAGGAAGTCGCCGCCGTGGCGGCGGAGCAGGACTGCCGGGAGATCAGACTGGACGTGATCGACACCAATCCGCGGGCCAGGGCCCTGTACGAGCGGCGCGGCTTCGCGCCCGTGCGGACCGAGCGGACGCCCTACCTGCGCGGCCTGATGGGGTTCGGCGCGGTGACCACCATGCGCCGCGCCGTCGGAACGGGAGGAACGCATGGACCACATGGACCGGACGGACCGCACGGACCGCACGGACCGCACGGACCGCACGGAGAGAAAGGTATGACAGAGCTGTGAGCGCCGAGCCGGATCACGTCGAGATCCCCACCCGCATGCTCGTCCACGCGCTGATCCGCGAGGACGGAACCGTCGCGGCGGACGAGCTATACACCGTCGCCAACACCCTGGGCATGAGCGACCAGCAGGTGCGGCTGTGCGTCAAACGCCTCGTGGCCGAAGGACGGTTCACCCATGAGGGCCGAGGCCGCAAGGCGCGGCTGCACGCGACCGAGGACACCACGCGTGCCCTCGCCCCCAACGCGGACTTCCTCCGGCACGCATTCCACCAGGACGCCGGCCTCGCGCCCTGGGACGGGGTATGGCACCTGGTCGCTTTCGCGGTGCCCGAGTCGGCGCGCACGGCCCGGGACTCCCTGCGTGAGACGCTCGTCCACCTCGGCGGCGCCCCGCTCCAGGGCGGACTGTACGTCTGCGCCAACACCTGGGAGCCGTACGTCGAAGAAGCGGCCCACCGTCTGGGCGCCCACGACGCGCTCACCCTCCTCACCACGACGGACCTGCGCAGGGGCGAGACCCAGGAGCCCGCCGAACTCGCCCGCCGTCTGTGGCCCCTGCAAGAGATCGCCGACCGCTACCACCGCCTCAGCCGCATCGCACAGCCCCGCCTCGCCCTGCTCACGGGGGCTACCGAACTCTCACCCCCCGCGCTCCTCACCATCGCGGTCGAACTGGCCGCGGAGCTCACGCGCGCCATCGAGCCCGACCCCCTGCTGCCGCCCCAGCTCCTGCCGCAGCCCTGGCCCGGCACCCAGGCCCGGGAGCTCATCGCCCGGTGCTGGGCGGCCCTGCACGAACGAGAACAGGGTGAATCGCGCCCGGCTCTCTTCCGCCTCTACGCCGACATCACCCGGGAAGCGGCAGAGCGGACCGCGCGCTGAGGACGGCACAGACGGGCGGGCCCAGTGGGCCCGGTGGGCCGGGTGCGGGCGACAAGGGTGAACTGCTGGGTCAGAATTGTTCAGAGGAAGACTTCCATCCGCCCCCGCCCGTGTCAGGGGGTCTCCCGTGCTCGATGTGCCGTTCTGGCTCTGGGCGACGTTCGCCGTCACCGTGGTCGTGTCGCTGGCCATTGACCTGCTGGCGCACCGGGAGGCGCATGTCATCGGGTTCAAGGAAGCAGCCGCGTGGAGCGGCGTGTGGATCGGCCTCGCCCTCGTCTTCGGAGCGGTCGTCTTCCTCGTACTCGGCACGACTCCGGGAGTCGAGTACACCACCGCGTGGCTGCTGGAGAAGAGCCTGTCGGTCGACAATCTGTTCGTCTTCGCGCTGATCTTCGCCTACTTCAAGGTGCCTCGCGCCTACCAGCATCGTGTGCTGTTCTTCGGCGTCATGGGCGCGTTGGTGTTCCGAGGGATCTTCCTGGCCGCCGGCGTGGCCGTGGTCAGCCGGTTCACCGCGGTGCTCTTCGCCTTTGCGGCCGTCCTCTTCTACAGCACCTACAAGATCCTCAAAGGGGAAGAGGAAAGCTTCGACCCGGGCAAGAGCTTCGCCGTTCGGCTGCTGCGCAAGGTAATGCCGGTCAGGGACGAGTACGCCGGAATGAAGTTCTTCGTGAGAGAGGCCGGCAAGCGCGTCGCCACTCCTCTGCTCGCGGTCGTCGCCGCGATCGAGGCAGCCGACCTGATCTTCGCCGTGGACAGTGTGCCCGCCGTCCTCGCGGTCAGCGACGAGGCCTTCATCGTCTACACCAGCAACGCGTTCGCCATCCTTGGCCTGCGGGCGCTGTACTTCCTGCTCGCCGGCCTTCTGGATCGGTTCCACTACCTCAGCAAGGGCCTCGCGCTGATCCTCTCCTTCATCGGCGTGAAGCTGATCCTTCAGGCGTCCCACAAACTGATCAGCAGCAGCATCCCGGAGATCCCGTCACCGATCAGCCTCGCGGTGATCGTCACCGTCCTTGCGGCGGCCGTCACGCTGAGCATTCGACGCCCCGTCCCGGCACCGGAGCCGCGGAGCGACCCACCCCAGGAGGAGGACCGGGACACTCCACCTTCGTAAAATTCTGCCCATTTTCTTGCAAATCACCTTATTCTGGTCATATGCGCAGCGACGAGCATGCAAAGACACCGCAGGCCGCGGATGGCGTCTGCCCCGCCTGCCACAATCCCGTGCCCGCGGAAGTCACGCGGCACAAGACGATGGGGATCTACGTCCCCCAGTGGAAGCCGGGTTCCTGCCACAACCCGAGCTGTCCGAAGAACCAGCAAGAGGAGAGCAGCCAGAGCAGCAGCACTGCTAAGCCGTAACAGGGACGCACTGGACTCCGGATTTCGCCAGAGTGAGCTCCTCAGTTCCCCTCGGTTTCGAACGTGCGCAGCAAATCGGCGGCGACGCTCACGGCAATGGTCGCGGGTTCCTTCCCGGTGATGTCCGCGAGGCCGATCGGGGTCTTGATGCGATCGATGGTGGCCTCGTCGTGTCCGCCCTCGGTGGCGAGGCGTTTACGGAAGCGCGCCCACTTGGCCGCCGAGCCGATCAGCCCGATGGAGCCGAGATGGGTCGTGCGCAGGGCGGCGTCGCACAGCGCGGCGTCCTCGGCATGGTCATGGGTCATGATCAGGACGTGGGTGCCGCGCGGCAACTCCGCGAGGACCTCCTCGGGCAGCAGCGGCGTGTGATGCACGTGCACCTGGCCCACCGCGTCCGCCAGCGCACCCAGCCGCCGCTCGGTGAGGAGGTCGGCACGGCTGTCGACCAGGTGGAGGTCGAGGTCCTGGCGTGCCAGGATGCGCGCCAGTTCGAGGCCGACGTGCCCGACGCCGAAGATCGCCACCGCCCGTACCACCGCCAGTGGTTCGAGCAGCACCGAGACCGTGCCGCCGCAGCACTGCACGCCGTGCTGGTTGGTCACCTTGTCGTTCAGGGCGAAATCGATCAGCTCCGGATCCGGCTTGGACGCGATGATCATCTCCCGGGCCCGGTCGATCGCGACGGCCTCGACATTGCCGCCACCGATCGAGCCCCACGTCTCGGTCTGCCCCACGACGAGTTTCGCTCCGGCGTCACGCGGGGCATGGCCGCGCACGGTCGCGACGGTCACGAGCACCCCGGCCTCCCGGCGTGCTCGTAGCCGCGCGACCGCGGCGACCCACGTCATGTCAGGCACCGTTCAGCGCTGACGCTGTCGCGTCGGTTCGGATCTTGCCGGGGTGGCCGTTGGTGGCAAGCCCGTCGTGCGCGGACCCGTTCCGGGAGGCATCGCTCTGGCGAGCCGCCTCTATCGCCCAGAACACCGCCTCCGGCGTTGCGGGAGAAGCCAACTCGACGCTGACCCCGCTCGGCCCGAACGCGGCGGCTGCCTGCCGCAAGGCTTCCCGTACGGAGAAGGCCAGCATCAGCGGGGGCTCGCCCACCGCCTTGGAGCCGTATACGGCGCCCTCTTCGGTGGCGTTCTCAAGGAGCGTGACGTTGAACTCCTCGGGCATCTCCGAGAAGCTCGGCAGCTTGTAGGTGCTCGCGGCCTGGGTGAGGAGGCGACCGCGGTTCGGCCCCTCACTGGAGTCCCAACGCATGTCCTCAAGTGTCAGCCAGCCCGCGCCCTGCACGAAACCACCCTCGACCTGACCGATGTCGATCATCGGGGACAGGCTGTCGCCGACATCGTGCACGATGTCCACCCGCCGAATGCGGTACGCGCCCGTGAAACCGTCCACCTCCACCTCGGCCGCGGCGGCGCCGTGGGAGAAGTACTTGAACGGCGAGCCCCTGAACGTCTTCGCGTCCCAGTGCAGTCCCTCGGTCCGGTAGAAACCGGCCGCCGACAACTGCACCCGCTGGAAGTACGCGGTGCGCACCAGGTCGTCCCAGGCCAGTTCCTTGTCGCTGCCCAGGGTGCGCGCGGCGCCCTCGACGATGCGCACGTCCGCAGCGCTCGAACCCAGCTGCGTGGCGGCCACCTGCAGCAGCCGCTCACGCAGCTGCTCGCAGGCGTTCTTCACCGCCGCGCCGTTGAGATCCGCCCCGGCACTTGCGGCGGTGGCGGAGGTGTTGGGGACCTTGTCGGTGCGCGTCGGGGCCAGCCGGACCTTGTGCAGGGGGATGCCCAGTGTGGTCGCGGCCACCTGCAGCATCTTGGTGTGCAGGCCCTGGCCCATCTCGGTGCCGCCGTGGTTGATCAGGACCGAGCCGTCCTTGTAGATCAGCACCAGCGCGCCGCCCTGGTTGAAGGCGGTGAGGTTGAACGAGATGCCGAACTTCACGCCGGTGATCGCCAGTGCCCGCTTGGTGTGCGGGTGCGCGGCGTTGAAGGCGGCGATCTCACGCCTGCGATCGGCGACACCGGCGTTCTCCTGGACCTTCTGCCAGACAGTGGCGATCCGCTCGTACTGGACGACCTGCTGTCCGTACGGCGTCGCCTGACCCTGCTGGTAGAAGTTGCGCTCCCGCAACTCCATGGGGTCCAGGCCGAGCAGCGGCGCGCATCGGCCCATGATGTCCTCGATCACCAGCATGCCCTGCGGTCCGCCGAAGCCGCGGAAGGCGGTGTTGGAGACCTTGTTGGTCTTGGCGATGCGACCGGCGATGCGCGCGTTGGGAATCCAGTAGGTGTTGTCGATGTGGCACAGCGCACGCGCCACCACCGGCTCGGAGAGGTCCAGGCTCCAGCCGCCGTCCGCGGTCAACGTCGCGGCGAGGGCCCGGATACGTCCGTCGGCGTCGAAGCCGATCTTCCAACTGGCATGGAAACCATGGCGCTTGCCCGACATGGTCAGGTCCTGCGTCCGATTGAGCCGCAGCCGGACCGGCCGGCCTGTCAGCTTGGCGCCGAGCGCGGCGATGGCCGCGAACCCGTGCGGCTGCATCTCCTTGCCGCCGAAGCCGCCACCCATACGCAGACACTGCACCGTCACCTCGTGGCTGTGCAGCCCGAGTACGTGCGCGACGATCTCCTGTGTCTCCGAAGGATGCTGGGTGCTGCTCTGGACGAACACCTGCTCCGCCTCGTCGAGATGGGCCAGCGCCGCGTGCGTCTCGAGGTAGAAGTGCTCCTGATCGGAGAACTGGAACTCACCGCTGAACACGTGCGCGGAGTCGGCGAAGCCCGCGTCGACGTCGCCGGTCAGCATCACGGGCTGAGCTCCGTGAAAACTCTCGGCCGCGATCGCGTCCTGCAACGTGACCAGGGAAGGCCGTTCGTCGATGTCCACCTCGACGGCTTCCGCACCGAGCCGGGCCGCCTCCAGGGTCTCGCCGAGCACCCACGCGACAGCGTGGCCGTAGAACATGACCTCGTCGGGGAACAGCGGCTCGTCGTGCTTCATGCCCGCGTCGTTCACGCCGGGTACGTCGGCTCCGGTCAGCACGCGGACCACTCCGGGCACGGCGAGCGCGGGCCCGGTGCGCAGCGCGGTGATCCTGCCGCAGGCTTTCATGACCTGGACCGGGTACGCGTGCAGCACGTCCTTGGTGCGCTGGACCAGGTCGTCGGTGTAGAGCGCGGTGCCGGTGACGTGCTGGAAGGCACTCTCGTGCGGCATCGACACGCCGACGACGGGCTTTTCGGGGCGTTCGGACAGATGGCTCATGAGGAAACCGCCTCGGTGGTCTGCGCGTACAGCTTCAGGAGGCTCTGGCCGAGCATCGCGGAACGGTAGAGGGAGCTGGCGCGATGATCGCTCATCGGTGTGCCCTCGCCCCGCAGCACCCGGGCAGCGGCCTCGACGGTCTCCGTCGCCCACGGCTTGCCCTCCAGGGCCGCCTCGGTGACGAGGGAACGGATCGGGGTGGCGGCCACGCCGCCCAGACCGATCCGTGCCTTGCGGACGATTCCGTCCTCGATGTCGAGAGCGAAGGCGACCGCCACGCTGGAGATGTCGTCGAAGCGACGCTTGGCGATCTTGTGGAAGCCCACGACCGGCGACAGCGGCAGCGGGACGCGCACCGCCCGGATCAACTCGCCGGGGCGGCGCACGCTCTGCCGGTAGCCGGTGAAGTAGTCGGACAGGGGGACCTCGCGCTCGCCGTCGGCATCGGCGAGCAGCACCGACGCCTCCAGCGCGAGCAGCACCGGCGGGCTGTCACCGATCGGGGAGCCGGTACCGAGATTGCCGCCGAGGGTCGCGCTGTTGCGAATGAGCCGGGACGCGAACTGCGGGAACAGCTCTGCCAGCAGCGGGACTTCGCCGTTCAGACGGCGTTCGATCTCGGTGAGCGTCAGCGCGGCCCCGATCTCGATGTGGCCGGA from Streptomyces sp. BA2 encodes:
- a CDS encoding PRC-barrel domain-containing protein; amino-acid sequence: MSEGIWSYHPSSGHEKGIDLSGYKVEATDGHIGKIDKHSEDVDAAHIVVDTGAWIFGKHVLLPAGTIDRIDTAEEKVYVNRTKDQIKDAPEFDEAKYSTEPTYLEQFARYYNQPHM
- a CDS encoding universal stress protein, translated to MSNNADETVGSVLVGVEQGDDQHTVVRYAARHASLHGGRLHLLHVVEGTPPAGSAAPAGSAAERERQTLVTQAVARVVQPMVELVETEFPKVAVTAEAVTGQPAGVLVERSAEAAWLVVGHRGSGGFPRLPLGSVSWQVATHASCPVVVIRPGASAARENRIVVGVDVRDIPHEALDLAYAEAQVRGAALQMVHGAFHLGEMPTGPGMAAPDFAALDEKARQVLKAEAAKRLARYPDVQVDAYVERVRPATVLVEASRRAGLLVVGSHGRTGLRRLMLGSVSGEALHSAECPVAVVPHAH
- a CDS encoding alpha/beta hydrolase family protein: MSPKIQPRRRGLRIAAWLLVTTLVVAAGLVGVVLWQNSYDMDERRVSIRHGGHTLNGVLATPKDGRKRHGLVVYVHGDGPVDATHEDGYKPMWEANAKAGYASLSWDKPGVAGAPGDWLAQSMDDRAEETAAAIAWARARPDIDGDRIGLWGASQAGWVLPKVAAKTSVSFVIAVSPAINWRRQGRYNLLAELRADGASPARIKVEVTKSDTTRRLLERRATFEEYVTAMGGDADGMTADRWGFISKNHTADATRDLRSLRGVPVLLALAGHDVNVDTADTERGYRKVLGADGALTVDRYPDATHSLLKQNIERSVLKTTLTALFSPRSLFADGFLDGQREFLKGLGRVTNAAP
- a CDS encoding GNAT family N-acetyltransferase, which codes for MGLDATSAGTGAVTVRRGVPAGAEQRAAELYWDAFGRKLGPALNPPEKAVPLIVAHLNTDRAVCALLDGQLVGLAGYQLDGRALTGGSAASVLRAYGHLRGLHRVLLLALFERHPAPGQLVMDGIAVDPGMRGRGVGSLLLEEVAAVAAEQDCREIRLDVIDTNPRARALYERRGFAPVRTERTPYLRGLMGFGAVTTMRRAVGTGGTHGPHGPDGPHGPHGPHGPHGEKGMTEL
- a CDS encoding PaaX family transcriptional regulator C-terminal domain-containing protein; amino-acid sequence: MLVHALIREDGTVAADELYTVANTLGMSDQQVRLCVKRLVAEGRFTHEGRGRKARLHATEDTTRALAPNADFLRHAFHQDAGLAPWDGVWHLVAFAVPESARTARDSLRETLVHLGGAPLQGGLYVCANTWEPYVEEAAHRLGAHDALTLLTTTDLRRGETQEPAELARRLWPLQEIADRYHRLSRIAQPRLALLTGATELSPPALLTIAVELAAELTRAIEPDPLLPPQLLPQPWPGTQARELIARCWAALHEREQGESRPALFRLYADITREAAERTAR
- a CDS encoding TerC/Alx family metal homeostasis membrane protein, which gives rise to MLDVPFWLWATFAVTVVVSLAIDLLAHREAHVIGFKEAAAWSGVWIGLALVFGAVVFLVLGTTPGVEYTTAWLLEKSLSVDNLFVFALIFAYFKVPRAYQHRVLFFGVMGALVFRGIFLAAGVAVVSRFTAVLFAFAAVLFYSTYKILKGEEESFDPGKSFAVRLLRKVMPVRDEYAGMKFFVREAGKRVATPLLAVVAAIEAADLIFAVDSVPAVLAVSDEAFIVYTSNAFAILGLRALYFLLAGLLDRFHYLSKGLALILSFIGVKLILQASHKLISSSIPEIPSPISLAVIVTVLAAAVTLSIRRPVPAPEPRSDPPQEEDRDTPPS
- the xdhC gene encoding xanthine dehydrogenase accessory protein XdhC, which encodes MTWVAAVARLRARREAGVLVTVATVRGHAPRDAGAKLVVGQTETWGSIGGGNVEAVAIDRAREMIIASKPDPELIDFALNDKVTNQHGVQCCGGTVSVLLEPLAVVRAVAIFGVGHVGLELARILARQDLDLHLVDSRADLLTERRLGALADAVGQVHVHHTPLLPEEVLAELPRGTHVLIMTHDHAEDAALCDAALRTTHLGSIGLIGSAAKWARFRKRLATEGGHDEATIDRIKTPIGLADITGKEPATIAVSVAADLLRTFETEGN
- the xdhB gene encoding xanthine dehydrogenase molybdopterin binding subunit, which codes for MSHLSERPEKPVVGVSMPHESAFQHVTGTALYTDDLVQRTKDVLHAYPVQVMKACGRITALRTGPALAVPGVVRVLTGADVPGVNDAGMKHDEPLFPDEVMFYGHAVAWVLGETLEAARLGAEAVEVDIDERPSLVTLQDAIAAESFHGAQPVMLTGDVDAGFADSAHVFSGEFQFSDQEHFYLETHAALAHLDEAEQVFVQSSTQHPSETQEIVAHVLGLHSHEVTVQCLRMGGGFGGKEMQPHGFAAIAALGAKLTGRPVRLRLNRTQDLTMSGKRHGFHASWKIGFDADGRIRALAATLTADGGWSLDLSEPVVARALCHIDNTYWIPNARIAGRIAKTNKVSNTAFRGFGGPQGMLVIEDIMGRCAPLLGLDPMELRERNFYQQGQATPYGQQVVQYERIATVWQKVQENAGVADRRREIAAFNAAHPHTKRALAITGVKFGISFNLTAFNQGGALVLIYKDGSVLINHGGTEMGQGLHTKMLQVAATTLGIPLHKVRLAPTRTDKVPNTSATAASAGADLNGAAVKNACEQLRERLLQVAATQLGSSAADVRIVEGAARTLGSDKELAWDDLVRTAYFQRVQLSAAGFYRTEGLHWDAKTFRGSPFKYFSHGAAAAEVEVDGFTGAYRIRRVDIVHDVGDSLSPMIDIGQVEGGFVQGAGWLTLEDMRWDSSEGPNRGRLLTQAASTYKLPSFSEMPEEFNVTLLENATEEGAVYGSKAVGEPPLMLAFSVREALRQAAAAFGPSGVSVELASPATPEAVFWAIEAARQSDASRNGSAHDGLATNGHPGKIRTDATASALNGA